The Lolium perenne isolate Kyuss_39 chromosome 6, Kyuss_2.0, whole genome shotgun sequence genome segment CGTCCTTGCAAACTGAGGTGCAACAATGTACTACTCCCCCTCCAACCCATATTACTTATCGCAGATTTAGTACAAGTCATACGGGGCGGAGGGAATACAGGTTGTTGTTCCACTGTGCAAATAGCCTGCTAATTCAACTTCAGATTTGCAGGCCCAGTAACTTTCATCATATTCAGGAAGTTATGTGCTCAAATACCAGTCGTATGTTCCAACTGATGCACCCGCACTAGCACGTATGGACATAGACTAACACAAATGTAAGCAATGCACGCTAAAAGCTAAGCTTATTAGTTAATACTTGAACAAGGTGCTGCTCAATGCTTTTTTGATTGTAGGTGCTCACATACACTCAAGTCAGAGGAGGCCGAACCAAAGAGAACAATGTGAGCAGCAGCCCTAAAAGAGAGAACAACACACCATGAGAGTGAAACATGGTCCCTTTGATGTCCATTTCCTTCACTGGTTTCAACACAAGACAAATCATTGATTAACCCTAGATTCTGCCATCTGTTCTATGTGGGGAATTTGGCAGGTCTTGAGAGTTGTGGTCATCTTCACAACTCCGGCTGGGCATTTGCTAGGTGATCATTCACCAACTTGTATTTCTAGGCCAGTTACCTTATCCCGTTGAAGAGTTCTAAAGTTCCTGGAGACAAGAGACCCATATGCCTCGGTTCACCCGCATATCCCATTGGAGAGTTCTAAAGTTCCTGGAGATAAGACACCCATATGCCTCGGTTCACCCGCATATGACAATAAAATTAGGAGGGGATGGTAGAAGGTAAAAAATTACACTCAGGTTTCTGTTTTCTTTAAtaattcatactagatttggttcAGTTATGGCAAAATTCAGGTAGCATGTGGTAATGTCATAATTTCAGAAGCACTTCTACTCGCTATTAGCTACCAAATCAAGATGCCCAAATAAAAGCACAAAATTAAGTTGGCTTTCTTAAAAATTACCAACACAAAGAGGGGAATTCCCTCTAACGGCTTAAAGAGCTCACTGAAACGCTTTACTCAGTTTTGTCCAACAGTTCTGTCAGGTGTCAGCTTGAATACTAGCTTCTGgtattaagcctaaataattagcTGAAACAGTTTACTCTTTTTTTTCAACAGTTTTGTCAGCTAGAGAATTAAGAGAGTGCAATTTGTGAAGAATATATAAAAAGCCCACAGTATTAGCATAGATTCATGCTCTCCCTCAAAAAAAAGCATACATTCATGCTCAGCCTGGGCAATTACATTCAAGTTCCTGTACATAACGAAATGATATGTAAACATGTACCAACAATATAAAGAGCAGATAAAATACCTTGTTTGGCTCTACGCTGGAGCTCCTTCTCctgctgcaaaaaaaaaaaaaagtgagaCCACTTGAATCAACATCTGTTTGCACCATAACCTATTCATCTACTGTGGGTGTGACTAATTGAAAAGATCCACTACACATTTGGAAGCTGTAATAAATAATGAGAGGAAAGGTCAAATGTGGTTCTGCCACATATTTATAAAAAGATTACATTTGAGACAAACTTGGGTTGAAGTTCTGAAAAAAGAACAATTGAAATAGATATTCCCTCCGTTCGGAAATAAGTGGCTCAGCTttttctagatatgaatgtatctGCACATTGAAATGCGTCTAGGTACATCCGTatatagacaaagttgagtcacctATTTCCGAACGGAGGTACTAGTAGGTATGGAAATCAAAGATTTAGggccaagttcatccttcaagttTAGCTAAAAGGAAAAACTTAGAGCGTGCACACAGCATGTCCACATTTTCCATTAATCAGAGAAGCAAAGCATCCCTGAAGTTCGTACAAACTGTCCAAGATATTTGTGTTTTCGCTAAACACATCCCTGATACCCTACGCGGCACCGATACGGATAGATGTATCGGTATCGGACCAATACGGATACGGGGATACGATTTAAAAAATGCGTCGATACGAGGGTACCGATTTATTGATTGATTTACAAAAATATCAAAACGTACCCTCGTATCGATGCATTTTTTAAATCGTATCCCCGTATCCGTATCGGTCCGATACCGATACATGTATCCGTATCGGTGCCGCGCAGCTGATACCCTCCATTTCGAGAAAAAAAAAACATCCCTGATATGGCATGGACAGCCACATTGTCGTCAGTGGCGGAGCTAGAGCAAACTCAACCAGTGTGTACTAGCTTGTAATATGTGCTGATTATAGGGGTGCGCACACTGATTTCGCAGCTAATTGCAGGGTAAAAACTAAAGCTACCTGGGTGCATGTGCACCCCCTTGGCTCAATGGAGCTCCGCCACTGCCCATGATGATCAATAAATGGAACATGCGAACTGATTTTGGATTTTGCAAAGCTCCATCCTAGCAATGTAAAACATACTCCAACACTTGGAGAACAGACGATCAGCCACATATAGAATGATATTAAAAACAAAAGCTACCCGGGTGCATGTGCACCCCCCTTGGCTCAATGGAGCTCCGCCACTGCCCATGATGACCAGCTAATAAATGGAACATGCGAACTGATTTTGGACTTTTCAAAGCTCCATCCATGGACTTAAGAGGCCCTTGGAGATAACAGGTGTTGATGTGGAATGACCACCATCACCTTCTCTCGTGGGCTGTGATCGACGCAAATTGGAAACATCAGGGGCAAAAGTGGCCCATTATCAAAACTTGAGGGACCAATTTGTTCATCAGTGTGAAAAGAATTATAGAACTATTCAGGGTGTGCTACCTGTATGGTGAAAAGTCTAGATCATCTTCTTCAGCAGAGTCATAATTAGTGCGATCTTCAGCAATCTTTTTTGTATAACCTTCATCCCAGTACAACCGTTCCCAGTTCTCTCTAAGTTCTTGGTACATTTCCATATATTTTTTGCACCAAGTTTCATGTTCCTGAAAATTTTGTGATGGTTAAGTCTCCAAATACGGAAGTCAATGGTGGTATCAGAAATCTCCTAATAGCATTGAACTTATGCATATCATAGTTATCTACCTACATAATATCAACAAATTCTACATGTCCATGGAGGAAAGAGCTCCGCTTTATTTATCAATGTTCGCATTAGCTCCATTACCACAAATTTAACTAAGCACCTGATTCCTGACTGTTCAAGTATATACCTGAGATTGTATAGTGCTCTAGACATATTCTCTTTGTGTATTGGTACATGTATTCCGTCTCCTGTAATTGTCTGTAGACAAAAGAATGAATACCACGGCCTCGGTGTGGACTACACCATCTTACATGGTCCGAGTAAAGCCCCAACTTTTTTTCCTCCACTCTATCCGCTTCTGCTGCAACGTAATCCACCCAACCTATGATCGCCTTCTTCCAGCCAGCCAGCTTGATCGATTCTCACTACCTGCTAACACTAGCTAACTCCTGCAGCACGTGTTTGCTATTTCTGCTGCCCGCTCCCTAGCTTTCGATCGCTTCCGCCTGCAACTCCCGAGTCCTTTGCCAAGCAAGCAAGCCAGCCCATAGTTGGATTCGTTAAAAAAATAAAGAAGTTCTTAGTTGGATTTATCGGGCAAGCCAGCTCCTATTGGGATCGAATTGATTGGGTTGCTTCTCATTATAATCAATGAAATAAGCTAGCTAGATGCGGCTACCCAGGCGGTGGGTATCCTGGGGCCTATTCCAGATAGGATTACCGATTACAAGAGCTAACCAAACTAGCCTACCAAATGAACTGGCCTGTACTGACACCAGAAGAAAATCATTTGCATCCGAGCTCAACTAAATGTTTCATAAGGAATACAAAAACCCTTTTGCTAGTTCTAGATAGATCGAAAATTAAGTTAGTTCTAGGTGTACTCTAGGACCCTTAGAATTGCATCGTGATTCATGCGCATGGGTATTCAATTACACGTCTTTTTTTCCAGTTGCACATGAATTGCACATGGAAATGGGTGACATCACCTAACCGGGAATTAAGTTCGTTCTAGGTCAACAAAGAACTAGCAGCGTCCATACAAATACAGAGTATTAGCCAATTACACTCGACTTCACCCCAAATCCTGATGCAAAAGGCTGTGTTAGTCTACTGTCAAACCTGAAATATTTCCAAAGGAAAAAAGGACAAATGTGGACGCTCCGCACAAATCCAAATGGAATCCTTTTCAGCTGGATGGATACCCGACTAATGATTTCGTCCAATTAGGTTTGCTCCTCCGAGCAATCAACTTTTCATTATTTCGACCAGCTATAAGGAAACACCTAACGAAGGATAAAAGATCTAGGGTTTTTTTTGCGGGGAAAAAAGATCTAGGGTTGAAGGAATAGGTACCACAAGCTAAGCCATGGCAAGGGGGGGGAGGCGCGCGATATTACTAAGTGCCGTCGTGATTACCGAGTCCTTGAGGACGAGGCGCGTGCGGCGCATGAACTGCTCACGCATCTGCTTGCGGCGGCGGTTCGGGAGGTTGTCGCGCGGGATGGCGAAGCGCTCGCGGTGCGGTACGCCCTCCCCGACCTCGTGCAGCTCGCCGTCCACCGCCCACCACTCCGACTTCTTCGCACCCATAAAGCCCACGGGGCCGGCTTTCTGCGACCATCCGGTGCCGCCGGTGACGAAGCCGCCCCTGCGGTGCGCCCACCGACGCTGCGTGTGAAGACACTGTAACATCCTTCTGTTCTCCTTTGTCAGCTTTCCGTGTCAGGCTTAAGGGCACTTCCAAAGCAGGCCCTGTAAATGCCGCCGGGCCGTGTAGTTTCGGCCTTTACGGGCTCTGGCCGAAACGGCGAATTAGCAGGCTCGACCCGTCCGCCACGAATACAGGTCCCCTTCCCGGCCCGTCTCAACATGTACAAGTACACGCTACGGGTTCAAACCCTCACGCACAGCCCTAGCTCCGCCGCCCGCCGCCAACtactccggcgagcaattagtcGCCCTTAGCTCAACCCtagccctcctccaccaccatgaGAAGCTATGGATCCCGTAGCGGATAGGCGGCCGGTCGCGCGGGACGCGGCGGCCTCCGTAGCCGGGCggaggaggcgtggcggcggAAGTTCGTCCGCTCCATCAGAGAGAAGCGGCGGTCGGCGAAGAAGTGGACGAACTGGGGAGAGGTTGCACCTGGCAACCTCTCCTTGTACCAGCCCGGCGGCGCCTACTACGAAGAGCAGGCTCCGATGGAGCCAAGATGGCGGCCTTCTTGGAGGAGTtcgcggcggaggaggaagatcTTGCCGCGCATGCGCGTGCTCCCGAGGAGGGAATCGCGCCGCCCATCCCCAGGTACGTCTTCGCGGGCCGTGAGCTCTTCCCGGGCGAGGGGAGTtcgagcggaggaggaggaggaggaggaggagaaggaggagcgcCGGCTGTCGTGGAGCACCTTGGACTCGGCGACGCGGAGGAGGCCGCCGCCGTCGCTAAGGCCATCGCCGAGTCCAAGACCGAGCTCGAgatgaaggaggaggaggaggagcggcagGAGTAGGCACGCGCCATCGCCGAGGTGAAGGCGTTCAAGGCGAGGGAGGTGGAGTCGCGCACCTTCGTCGGGGTGATCATCCTCGAGTAGGCGCGCCCGGTAGATCTAGGTTAGTTTAGTTTTAGTTAAAAGTCGCGATCTAATGTATGATCGTGCAATTTTGTGTGTGATGATTATGATAAACTATAAGAAATGGAAGAATTTCTCCCGCATCTTCAGATTTTAAAAATATAGGTTCGAATACAGGTCAGGTCCTAATTGAGGAGTACAAATCACCGCAAAAATGAGAATAGACCCCCTCACACGCCCCATACGGGTCGCTAGGATAGGGCTCTCCTAGACTTGCTCTAAGAGCATCACCAGCACCCTTAAAACGTTAAACCCAtattgatgtagccctacccaaggtcgacactacatcaagaccgacaagccctcctcgtggcgcaatgacacgagctcgagcccaagccatacataaagaggtgaattcgctcctttccacgtatgcatttgatacctctttggatggcatgctacttcatgcaaataccttgtgttcaatcaggtacatcggtcaagacacaagccatggagaccaagccaatggagagggagcttgatgaggtctaagaccccgtttgtggcccgatctcacgattgacccgaaatccaaaggggaaggagagggagagggcgaaGAACACGGAGAACACGAAGAAccaaacgcacaccaacccgatacaatcgatacttacccccgtggctcgatggaccacgccaatagaatcaacccggaagagacgcacGGTAGAATCCCGAGGTgagagatcggtgagggagatgaatctaggagtgggagagagagtgggtagcactagaatctcacacaccaaatccaatcatccaacaagggtagccttgatacaaaggggatgaaaccctagggagacaaagctcaaatccatgtctaagcctaaatcttgtctaaggagtaaaggggacaacctaggtgcttatatagaggtacaaggcgactTGGGTCGAATAGGTATGCGGTGGACCGACTCGGGCAGTTCCGGTCGAGTCGaatcccgtgaaatccggtcaaccgggcggcaaccgggcctaggaccggacggtccggtccaaaccgggccagggaccgggcggcaaccgggaaggTCGCAAAAGTCCATCTGGTTGGCGTCGGTACGACGCCCGGttgtcgccggggtggatccggtctggggccggtgcGGCTCGGCCAcagggccggcttggccggcctggggcccggttggccggcctctgggccggctgggcctcttcctcccgcctcttctccctcttccttcttctcttctttcc includes the following:
- the LOC127325958 gene encoding uncharacterized protein isoform X1, producing the protein MLQCLHTQRRWAHRRGGFVTGGTGWSQKAGPVGFMGAKKSEWWAVDGELHEVGEGVPHRERFAIPRDNLPNRRRKQMREQFMRRTRLVLKDSEHETWCKKYMEMYQELRENWERLYWDEGYTKKIAEDRTNYDSAEEDDLDFSPYSRRRSSSVEPNKDFSSGGSRQGGTWESVTQIRDKFEYDRERRMRERAFAPMNMENNFGQHNSKHNPGPHGGDFVSQTGRSFQLDLSSRNQHDSNARNISSFRNQQYPNSRNQ
- the LOC127325958 gene encoding uncharacterized protein isoform X2, whose protein sequence is MLQCLHTQRRWAHRRGGFVTGGTGWSQKAGPVGFMGAKKSEWWAVDGELHEVGEGVPHRERFAIPRDNLPNRRRKQMREQFMRRTRLVLKDSEHETWCKKYMEMYQELRENWERLYWDEGYTKKIAEDRTNYDSAEEDDLDFSPYRRRSSSVEPNKDFSSGGSRQGGTWESVTQIRDKFEYDRERRMRERAFAPMNMENNFGQHNSKHNPGPHGGDFVSQTGRSFQLDLSSRNQHDSNARNISSFRNQQYPNSRNQ